One segment of Urocitellus parryii isolate mUroPar1 chromosome 5, mUroPar1.hap1, whole genome shotgun sequence DNA contains the following:
- the Tmem254 gene encoding transmembrane protein 254 isoform X2, with amino-acid sequence MATVAGDAAYFRRGSLFWFTVITLSFGYYTCVVLWPQSIPYQSLGPLGYFTQYLVNHHHTLLHNGYWLAWLIHVGESLYAMVLCKYKGITDSRAQLLWFLQTFLFGIASLSILIAYRPKRQKHS; translated from the exons ATGGCGACCGTAGCAGGTGATGCAGCCTACTTCCGGAGGGGCAGTCTGTTCTGGTTCACAGTCATTACCCTCTCCTTTGGCTACTACACG TGTGTTGTCCTCTGGCCTCAGAGTATCCCTTATCAGAGCCTTGGACCTCTGGGCTACTTTACTCAGTATTTGGTGAACCACCATCACACCCTCCTGCATAATGG GTATTGGCTTGCCTGGCTGATTCACGTGGGAGAGTCCTTATATGCCATGGTATTGTGCAA gtATAAAGGAATCACAGACAGTCGGGCTCAACTACTCTGGTTCTTGCAGACTTTCCTCTTTGGGATAGCATCTCTCTCCATCTTGATTGCTTACAGGCCAAAGCGCCAAAAACACAGTTAA
- the Tmem254 gene encoding transmembrane protein 254 isoform X1, which produces MPGSFKMVEGKSEAGRDATSYFRVARPLPSLVTALTLGYFSCVVLWPQSIPYQSLGPLGYFTQYLVNHHHTLLHNGYWLAWLIHVGESLYAMVLCKYKGITDSRAQLLWFLQTFLFGIASLSILIAYRPKRQKHS; this is translated from the exons ATGCCTGGGTCTTTCAAGATGGTGGAGGGGAAGTCGGAGGCCGGCAGGGACGCTACCTCCTACTTCCGTGTAGCCAGACCCTTGCCCTCGCTGGTCACAGCCCTGACGCTGGGATACTTCTCG TGTGTTGTCCTCTGGCCTCAGAGTATCCCTTATCAGAGCCTTGGACCTCTGGGCTACTTTACTCAGTATTTGGTGAACCACCATCACACCCTCCTGCATAATGG GTATTGGCTTGCCTGGCTGATTCACGTGGGAGAGTCCTTATATGCCATGGTATTGTGCAA gtATAAAGGAATCACAGACAGTCGGGCTCAACTACTCTGGTTCTTGCAGACTTTCCTCTTTGGGATAGCATCTCTCTCCATCTTGATTGCTTACAGGCCAAAGCGCCAAAAACACAGTTAA